GGGGAGttctgctgctgtggcactgtgttatcagctgcatctctggagttctgggaagcaggtttgatccccagcccaacacagtgggttaaggatctggcattgccgcaactgtggctcagatcttatcactggccggggaactccatatgccccagagcagccaaaaaagaaaagaaaaaggaaaaaaaaaagggggggcagtAATACAGTATACCCTGAGGATGAAAGAAGCTAATTAAGACTTGGTTAGTCTTTAAATAATGATGAGGagtctgtggcacagcaggttaaggatccagcattgttgctgctgtggttcagattggatccctggcctgggaacttaggcatgccacaggtgccgccaaaaaaaatttaaaaagaacgaTGGAATGATGAGTGTGTATTGGTGAAAATTTTGGTAAATGACTTAAAGATGTGTTTTTCCCTTTGTCCTGGGGTCAAATTAAGCTGAAATAGCACTGTGCTAATGTAATGCTAAATTCTGATGCTCTCTAAATTGATCCCTCCTTCTTTTGCAGGAGCTATTGTGACAATCTTGGTTACCATCCATTAAGTGCTGCTGACTTTGGAAAGATCATGAAAAATGTCTTTCCAAACATGAAGGCACGTCGTCTGGGCACGAGAGGCAAATCTAAATATCCTTTTTTATCAAAATGGTTTTTAGTAATCTCTTCAAGTTCTCACTTATTACAGAACATCTGCTGTTGTACTTCAACTAGAaactatatttagaaataaattttaatcaacAAATATAAACTCAGAAGTATTTAGTAGAATAAttgtaaatgttattttcccagctatttatcagagaaaaataaatagtggTTATTTGTATAAAAATAGTGGATTTTTATAGATTTCACCATACTCTGTCACTGTAATGTATTACTAATTGTCTGATCATCTTTCCTTTAACAATAAGAATTACTAAGGCATGCCAAGGTACAGTAATTAtaaatcaaatcaataaaagttGAGAAAGATGTATTATCTTTCCTTCCTCTAATTTAGAAACATAGTGATCTCCTTGGGTATACATACAACATTCAAAAATTTTCTTATGACACTTATACTGTAAGATTagtattctctttatttttcattcaacCATGTAAGTAGAAACTGTTTAAAATTAAAGCCAAGGCATAGAAAATGTCCCTTTTGTGATAGAGAAATACTTAGGAGTAGACAgaagtaaggaaatgaaaattaaggatTTATTCAAGTTCTTCCTTCACTTGGAAAAAGATGGTAACGTGGAGAGTCTCAGCATCATACTAGAAATACATCATTTCTGCTTAGCTGTTGGCCTGTTTCAAAGCATAGCTTCTGCTGTGAAGGAGatgaaaaggggagggggacagggatgCTTTCCTAAAATGGCTCCTGGTGTTCTTTAACCTCTTGTTGCACAACCTAGTCTTGTTTCCTGAGTACAAACAGTCTCTTGATGTGTCTTTGGCATGTTACAGGTGATAATCCTGTGTGTTTcagtgaaaaaagagaagtgaaaaggTTAAAACCCTTGTGACACTCTTAAGAGTTGTTTTTGTCCCAGTGCCCTGGGCTAAAGTTTCCCTTCTCCTCTGCCAGGTTTCCATCTGGATATTCCTTTCCTTCTGACCTGTTTGTTACTGGTGGCTGGCATAGCTTATTAGGGACATTTATTCATAAAATTTATAACAGATGAgaatcattttgtttcatttaagaCAGTAACATTCTACAAGAACTGTTCCAGCTTCAAAAGAGTAAAAATGTCCTGAGTTTCTACTGTTAAAGTTTCTCTTACTGAAGAACTCAAAGTAGATGCTATCTCAGctgattttatttcacttcatatATGTTTACTTTTCAAGTGCCTACTATATAAACAGTTCATTTAATTGTGAATACTTTAGACCTTAACTAAGTATTACATATTGCTACAGTGGActaagaaaaaaagcttttgttCATATGCCAACACTGCCCAATCTTGATTTTCACAAAACTGGAGATGGGGTAAgaatttctgccttttctttttaataagtaGAATTATACCTTATTATCAACATTGAAATGCTACTACATAGTCTCATTTGGATAAAATCAGGAACCAGAAACTGTGCCTTTTATTGAAGAAATGAGCCAAAAAATTCAACAGTGGCTGCAAACTATTAGCATAAATGACTTATATCAACATGGCTtgtgaaatgaagagaaagaaagttaCTGATTTATAGATATATCCATGGTATATATTGTCAAGAGGAAAACAAGTTACAGAGTAACATGTATAGTATGAagttttcagaagagaaaatattgttCATGCCATGTTTTCTTGATGTTAGAAAAGGcttttagaaaaattgaaaatatccgTTTATCTTCATATACGTTTAACAGTATATGTTTAAATGTTATATTCACAGCCAATGGCTGTGCCCATTGGGTACAGGCTTAGGTCTCTTATTTGCAAGGCACTACTCGTATGCCTGCCAACACCAGTCACTTCATATGATAGATTTAGATTTTATCTTCTAATTAAGACTATACCTTGAATGTGCTTCAGTGTAATTTCTCTgagctttcttttaaaagttaacttttcctttttcctttgtttagttGGAAGGAGCTGAACCTTCTGGGCAGCTTCAAAATATTGATGAGGAAGTTATCTCTTCTGCTTGCCGTCTTGTGTGTGAGTGGGCCCAGAAAGTGTTAAGCCAGCCATTTGACACAGTTTTGGAATTAGCCCGCTTCCTTGTAAAAAGTCACTATATAGGCACCAAGTCAATGGCAGCTCTCACTGTAATGGCAGCTGCACCACCAGGTACAAAATTATTAACATGCTACGCCTGACCATATTTACAGTTGATAGTAAAAAGAAGAGTTTAGCCAAATAACCTCTCTGTCTTTTTAGTATTTGTGTGAGTTCTCTCTTCACTTAGTACTAAATTCAGATGGATTTGTTGAactaacaaaaataatagtagttctttcatttttaaagcttaaagCTATGGTTTTATACGTTGCGCTGCTGAAATATGAAACGTTTAAGATTTCttagtatttaatttttccaccgtgtttttaaaatttaaagaatatgtgtatatgtactttTAAGTTTATATGTGTATCTGAGTTAATTAAGTATTACAAGTAAAAAATAAGGTTACGTTTTTAAATTAGTTGCTAAGACTCCTATCCCAAAACTGAtgcttataaataaaatgatcttggagttctcattgtggctcagtgcattaaggacccagcattgtctctctgaaaatgtgggctcaatccctggcctggctcagtgggttaaggatacggcattgccacaagttgagacataggtcacatatgcagctcagatccagtgttgccttgggtatggccaggctgaagctgcagctctcctagcccaggaacttccatatgtcacaggtgcaaccataaaaagaaaaataataaataaatcttttcacAATGTGAAAGTTACCTTAGTCTCATAAAAAGTAAACCATATGAAGCACTACTATGAAATAgcaacagtgatttaaaaaaaaatgcattcaaatGAGTGTTTTTATTCAGAtgagaactttttatttatttattttttgtctcatctctttggggccgcacctcagcatatagaggctcccaggctaggggttgaatcagagctgtagctgccagcctacaccacagccacgacaatgccagatctgaggtgtgtctgcaacctataccacagctcacggcaacaatggatccttaacccactgaatgaggccaaggatcaaacccatgtcctcatagatactagtcgagtttgttaactgctgagccatgactggaactcccagatAGGAACTTAAGAATTGATACTTTTAGGACTGACATTATCATTGAAATAATGACTTCTTCCTAAATTAAGAGCTCTGTAAAGTATCTGttctaatgaaatttttaaatgtgttattttgGCCATACTTTATAAAGCTAAAAGAGTGAATAAATCATGTTATTACTCTAGGAAATtataatttctatgaaaaaattattaatattaaactgTAGATTTATTACTATCAACTAtaattatactctttttttttgtctttttgtctttttgcttttttctagggccgcttctgcagcatatggaggttcccaggctaggggtctaatcagagctgtagccgccggcctacaccacagccacagcaacgcaggatccgagccaagtctgcaacctacaccacagctcacagcaatgctgggtcattaacccactgagctaggccagggaccaaacccacaaccttatggttcctagtcggattcgttaaccactgagccgtgacgggaactccctataattatACTCTTAaatatctactttttattttcatcattttaataaggaatcatttttttctctgtttaaatTTATTAGAAGCTTTAAGTATTTGTGGTGTACGTGAATGGGAGATTACTCTTTTCTCATCTTATGGTCAATTGAAGACCATAAACATCAGCAAAATAACCTTTTATAGATCCCTCATCATAATTTTTCTTGTATAGGTATAAATtgtatggctcagatctgttcaTTTACACTTACACAGGGGCAGGAGAGTGTTTGGGCAGCCTTATCTAGCTAGATAGTTCACACATGTTACCTCATTAATCCCTCCAGCAGTCCTGTAAGACAGATGATATttatccccactttatagatCGGGAAACAGACTGAAGGAgtagttaagtaacttgttcatAGTCAGGTAAGTAGTGGGTCCAGAATTTGAGTCCTGGTTTGTCTGTCTCCAAAACCCAGGTCGCTTCGTTCAGCAGACTATCTTCTTATCTTCTGGCAAAATGAGGTTTTAAAAGATATAGGCCTTTCTTTCTGTACTCTGTTTCTGTGACACCTAGAAGAGTACTTTAACAAACTGAGGACCTAGGAAGTATCATGGGATAAAAGAAACATCTCTATCTTCTTATTCCCCACATTATTCACCTAGAGTGACTGAGAGAAATGTCAAACAAATGAAGTTTTAAGGCATAAGTATGAAGAAGGgtatgttttttaaacaaaaatactaaaaatggcaTACATAAACCAGCATTTGCCCCTTTTGAAAGTAGCTTAGGAGGCTGACTCTAACAATTGTGTCGTTACTCAATATTTTAGAATCTCTTAAATTTTTGTTCTCAGCTGTTGCCACTTTTCTTAAAATACCTTTGATAGTGATTTCTCTTCATCCTTTGAAGGTGAATTtggttttttataaatatattctccaTATTAAGAACAGGTTGTATTACAGATGTCCTTTTGTAAGTCAGCTGCTTGGAACTCACTCCTGTCCAGAAACCCTGGCAGCAGGGATGAAATAGTGAGCTTTGAACTGTTGGCAGAGGCTCTCATGGGTGCAGGTGCTGAGCAGCCAGAGCCGAGGCTGCGGGCCAGACGGGAGCAGTACAATTTAAGTTGgatttgaggagaaaaaaaaagtacttaggTGATAAGGGGGGGAGTCTAAAAATGAGGGATTATTGAGGAGTGTTTGGTTGAGAGTTTACAgtcactttctttccttctcccactccccaaactgttaCTATTAACAGAAGATGAAAAGCAGAAATGTCTAGGGAAGGGTAGGGCAAGGTATGCCAGCAGGACAGCAGTGTcctcccctggcctctctccactGTTCTTACTGACCATGGTTTTGTGATGATCCTAATGCCACACCCTAAATGTGAAATGAGCTTTTGAAAAAGTAATTGTATTACATAATCAGTTCTTCTTAAGTTAAAATTTATCCCttgcttattttaattatttctttttctcagtgttGATCTTACTACTGCCTTAAAAAGTTTCTCAGTGATCCTTTTTTTAGAACATATTAACCTCAGTCTTACTAAGAAACTATGCTTAATTTCTCTCAGGTCATTCTAGCATACCTAGAATACCTACaatattatagaatattataaTATTCTAGCATATCTAGAATATTATAACTAGAATACCTATTTTCATACAGTTCTGGCAGAACAATTTCATACAGTTAGATTGTTTTCCCCATACAGTTTTTTTCTAAGATATGGAtggttttgacaaatatttattgagtgtcccTTGTCGGCCGAATATTACAATCATGAAAatgtatgaatttctttttttttttaacagccacacttgtggcatatggaagttctggggctaggagtcaaatgagagctgcatctgagacctacactacagctggcagcaacgcctgatccttaacccactgagtgaggccagggatcgaacccacatcctcacagatgctatatccggttcttaacctgctgagccacaatgggaatgcctgcaTGAATTTCTTAATTAGGGAAGGGGAAAAGGTGATGTTCTGACATGTACTGATAAAATGTAAAACAGGCTTTCTTGGCATTTATCTTAGCCTCTTCACATTTATGGCATGGTTACTGCTCTTTCTAAAATCTTCATCTCTTACTGCTGATTTAACTACACCTATCACCTAAGTTGAACcatattttaaagtgtaaattaAAACCATGTTGACAAATGCTTACATACTGGAAATGTAGTATTTatgctttataaaaaaaattgagttaaaaTTTGCCACGTTTGGCTGCTTTGTCAAGTAAATGGCTACATAGTCAAAGAAACTGAGTTGTAACTGCCTTCTATACAAAAGACTATTAcagctttcctttctgtttatttttaggaATTAAAGGAATTACCCAGCCTTCTGCTTTTGTACCTACAGCTGAAAGTAATTCCTTTCAGCCACAAGTAAAGACTTTGCCATCTCCTATTGATGCTAAACAGCAGTTGCAACGGAAAATCCAGAAGAAGCAGCAAGAACAGAAACTACAATCCCCCTTACCGGGAGAATCCTCAGCAAAAAAATCAGAAGGCGCTACAACCAATGGAGTGACTAATCTTTCTAACGGAAATCCTGCAATCCTCTCTCCTCAGCCTATTGGTATCGTTGTGGCAGCTGTCCCTAGTCCCATTCCGGTAATATCATTAAGTAGTGTTTGGCCTTACTGGGATGGGGGGAAGTGGGTTGTTTAATTAAAAGCGGAAGGAGCCATGTATGGGTGTAAATTCAGTTATAAACTGATTTTGTAACCACACACATATTTCACTTTAGTTGGTTGTCTTTTATTCAGGATATACATTGTTGATTACAAAGTGATTCTATAAAAGGAGCATAAGTGAAATAACAAGACATATAAAGTTTGCACATAACCAGTCCAAGCTTTATGTAAGAGATGAGCCGTTTTCAAAGTTGTTTGATCTTTAGCTGAGCAAAGATGACACAATTGCAAACTTTTtggtttaaatttgtttttaacatttagaTGAAGCAAAATTGTAATGTGTATTGGTAGTACATTAACATAGACCTATCTCTGCAGCTTGCTAGACATAGGACTGTGGGCAAGTCCCTTGGCTACTCTGAATCTTTTCTTGTCAATAAGTAGAGGTTATATCCTACTCCTTTCCTGTCTCATACAACTGAGGCTATGAGGAAGGGGCTTTTAAAATGAGAGTGCATCATACTAAAGCTAAATGGTATTTTACCTAGTCATTTATGATTAAGGAGTATTGTATCTTgtggtttttcttgttcttatcATCATGAGATTAAAATGGAATACCTGGTAACCATACTTACACTATGCACTATGCACTTCAAAGCAAACTGGGGATGGTAGTAGTTTAATCTGAGACCTCATCCATGGTGGTTTGTTACTAATGTCCAAGGTAAGACAGTCTCCCCTGAGAGAGAGTCATCTTGGCACAGACTCCAATTAGATATCTCTGTAATTGTATGTATCTTCAAGATTTTATCCCTTCTTCCTATGACCTCcttaaaaagtcattattttcatCACAAATGTGAAGTTTTTCATTGAAGTTTAGTATTGTTACATATAGTTGTATTTGGTAACTGTATTGCACTAcgttgcatttatttttatacatatatgtctaGTTGTATAGAATATGGTCCAGAAGTACTGTCATCTAactagaaaatgtctttttttttcctttttaacattaCATGTATTAAATGGCTTAATACTAATGAATATATGCATTACTGTTTGTATCCTAGGCttgttaattgatttttttgttttccacctTTTAACAGGTCCAACGGACCAGGCAGTTGGTAACTTCACCAAGTCCAATGAGTTCTTCTGATGGCAAAGTTCTTCCCCTCAATGTACAGGTGGTCACTCAGCACATGCAGTCTGTGAAACAGGCACCAAAGACTCCTCAGAACGTTCCAGCCAGTCCTGGTGGGGATCGTTCTGCCCGGCACCGCTACCCTCAGATCTTACCCAAACCAGCCAACACCAGTGCACTCACCATCCGCTCTCCAACTACTGTTCTCTTTACTAGTAGTCCTATCAAAACCGCTGTTGTCCCCACTTCACACATGAGTTCTCTAAATGTGGtgaaaatgacagcaatatcCCTCACACCCAGCAACAGTAGTGCCCCTCTTAAACATTCTGCCTCAGTAAACAGTGCTACAGGAACAACAGAAGAATCAAGGGCCATTCCACAGATCAAGAATGGTTCTGTTGTTTCACTTCAGTCTCCTGGATCCAGGACCAGCAGCACGGGGGGACCATCTGCTGTGGAAGTCAAAACAGAACCTGAGACATCATCAGATGAGCATCCTGTACAGTGCCAAGAGAACTCTGATGGGACTAACACTCCCAAAACAGCACCTAGTGCCCTTTCAGGGCAGAAAAGTAATACAGATGGAGTAGTACAAAAACCCGCAAATGAAGATGTCGTTGAAATAAAAGCAACTAAGGTCTGTGACCAGAGGACCAAATGTAAAAATCGCTGTAATGAAATTATGCCAGGCACTTCAACAGGCAATAATCAAAGCACTGTCACTCTCTCAGTTGCCACTCAGAACCTAACTTTCACCAGCACCAGCTCACCATCCAATGGTGACTCAATAAATAAAGACCTTAAATTATGCACTAAAAGTCCAAGAAAGCGACTGTCTTCTGCATTACAAGAGTCCCAGGTGCCTCCCTTAAAGAAACCAATTGTGGAACAGCTTTCTGCAGTTACCACAGAGGGTCAAAAACCAGGCAGTGTTAAGAAGGACCAAAAGGTTCCACATTCAGGGAAAACAGAAAGTTCAGCAGCAGGTGCTCAGCTTCCTAGTCAGATACCAACAAATGTTAACTCACACATCATGGCAAATCAGCCCTTGAATTCCTCTGCTCTTGTTAGCAGTGATTCAGCTTCAGAACCACAAACCACACCATCATCATCTCCAGATATAAAAGTAAAGCTTGAAGGCAGTGTCTTTCTCTTGGACAGTGATTCAAAATCAGATGGCAGCTTTAATCCAAATGAATGGCAGCAGGTCACTAAGGATTCTGAGTTTATATCTGCCGGCTGTGAACAACAGCAAGATATCAGTGTTATGACAATTCCGGAGCACCCTGATATCAACGACTTAGAGAAATCTGTTTGGGAATTAGAAGGAATGCCACAGGACACATATTCCCAACAGATACATAGCCAGATACAAGAATCTTCTTTGAATCAAATACAAGCACAGTCTTCAGATCAGTTACCTCTACAGTCTGATCTGAAGGAGTTTGAGCCTTCTGTTTCCCAAACAAATGAAAGCTACTTTCCTTTTGATGATGAGCTTACACAGGATAGTATTGTGGAAGAGCTGGTGCTTATGGAGCAGCAAATGTCAATGAACAATTCTCATTCTTATGGCAACTGTTTGGGAATTACACTTCAGAATCAATCAGTAACCCCAGGAGCTCCAATGTCATCTCATGCCTCCAGCACCCACTTCTATCATCCAATCCATAGCAATGGCACTCCAATCCACACACCCACTCCtactcccactcccactcccacccccaccccaaccccaaccccaacatCTGAAATGATTGCTGGGTCTCAGAGTCTGTCACGGGAGAGCCCTTGCTCCAGGCTAGCCCAGACCACACCTGTGGATAGTGCTTTAGGAAGTAGCCGACATACACCCATTGGTACTCCACATTCTAACTGCAGCAGTAGTGTCCCTCCCAGCCCTGTTGAATGCAGGAATCCATTTGCATTTACCCCAATAAGCTCCAGTATGGCATACCATGATGCCAGCATTGTCTCAAGTAGTCCTGTGAAACCAATGCAAAGACCCATGGCCACACACCCTGACAAAACCAAGCTCGAATGGATGAATAATGGGTATAGTGGGGTTGGTAATTCATCAGTTTCAGGCCATGGCATTCTCCCTAGCTATCAGGAACTAGTGGAAGACCGTTTCAGGAAACCTCATGCTTTTGCTGTGCCTGGACAGTCTTATCAGTCTCAATCCAGACATCATGACACTCATTTTGGTCGCTTGACTCCTGTCTCTCCTGTACAGCATCAAGGTGCCACTGTAAATAACACCAACAAACAGGAGGGTTTTGCCGTGCCTGCCCCTCTTGATAATAAAGGAACTAATTCATCTGCCAGCAGCAACTTCAGGTGCCGGAGTGTGAGCCCTGCTGTTCATCGCCAACGTAATCTTAGTGGAAGCACCCTCTACCCAGTATCTAATATCCCCCGATCTAATGTGACCCCCTTTGGAAGTCCAGTAACCCCAGAAGTTCACGTTTTCACAAATGTTCACACAGATGCATGTGCCAACAACATAGCCCAGAGAAGTCAATCAGTTCCATTGACAGTCATGATGCAAACAGCCTTCCCAAATGCTCTTCAGAAGCAAacaaacagtaaaaaaataacCAATGTTTTGTTGAGTAAACTTGATTCTGACAATGATGATGCAGTGAGAGGTTTGGGCATGAACAACCTGCCCTCCAATTACACAGCCCGGATGAATCTCACTCAGATTTTGGAAACTTCCACTGTCTTTCCTAGTGCCAATCCGCAGAATATGATCGATTCCAGCACTTCTATTTATGAATTCCAAACACCATCTTACCTCACCAAAAGTAATAGCACCGATCAGATCAGTTTTTCTCCTGGAGATAATCAAGCACAATCAGAAATTGGAGAGCAACAATTAGATTTCAATAGCACTGTTAAAGACCTGTTGAGTGGAGACAGCTTGCAAACCAACCAGCAGCTGGTAGGTCAGGTACCATCTGATCTCTCTAATCCTGCGTCTGATTTCTCTAGCGATATCAGGTTGTCTTCAGAGCTCTCAGGCAGCATCAATGATTTGAACACTTTAGACCCAAATCTACTGTTTGATCCAGGTCGTCAGCAGGGACAAGATGATGAAGCCACACTGGAAGAATTAAAGAATGACCCATTATTTCAACAAATTTGCAGTGAATCCATGAGCTCTATGACTTCATCAGGTTTTGAATGGATAGAAAGCAAGGACCATCCTACTGTTGAAATGTTGGGTTAAATTGTGTTTTATAATATGTAGCACACTGTATCTAAAGACATATGTATTGTATTTGTCTTAATGGAAGTGCCTCCCGCAGCAGAAACACTTACTATTAattgtgacattttaaaagagtttgCTGCAGAAGTGGTTTCTTCTTCAGTAGGAAATGGTTAGACTCGCCTCAGTTCTTAACAAGTTTCTGAAGAGAGTAGGCTGTAGAAAAACAAGTAttaggttttaaattttataatgttcCCCATTTAATCACATTGTTTGCTAGTAAACAAAAAACTAACCAGCTTTTACAAGAGCAGTCTAGATCTTTATTTTGTATAAGTTCGTTTTAATTCATTGGTTGATCTGCACAGATTTTAGAAGAAACCATTGATTTTAGGTATAGGATATTTTTTGTTGGCATTATGTTTTAGATATGAAATCATAGCTAAACTGAACTGTAGACAAGAAGGTCTTCCTTGAAACA
The nucleotide sequence above comes from Phacochoerus africanus isolate WHEZ1 chromosome 2, ROS_Pafr_v1, whole genome shotgun sequence. Encoded proteins:
- the RFX7 gene encoding DNA-binding protein RFX7 isoform X1; its protein translation is MAEEQQQPPPQQPDAHQQLPPSAPNSGVALPALVPGLPGTEASALQHRIKNSICKTIQSKVDCILQEVEKFTDLEKLYLYLQLPSGLSNGEKSDQNAMSSSRAQQMHAFSWIRNTLEEHPETSLPKQEVYDEYKSYCDNLGYHPLSAADFGKIMKNVFPNMKARRLGTRGKSKYCYSGLRKKAFVHMPTLPNLDFHKTGDGLEGAEPSGQLQNIDEEVISSACRLVCEWAQKVLSQPFDTVLELARFLVKSHYIGTKSMAALTVMAAAPPGIKGITQPSAFVPTAESNSFQPQVKTLPSPIDAKQQLQRKIQKKQQEQKLQSPLPGESSAKKSEGATTNGVTNLSNGNPAILSPQPIGIVVAAVPSPIPVQRTRQLVTSPSPMSSSDGKVLPLNVQVVTQHMQSVKQAPKTPQNVPASPGGDRSARHRYPQILPKPANTSALTIRSPTTVLFTSSPIKTAVVPTSHMSSLNVVKMTAISLTPSNSSAPLKHSASVNSATGTTEESRAIPQIKNGSVVSLQSPGSRTSSTGGPSAVEVKTEPETSSDEHPVQCQENSDGTNTPKTAPSALSGQKSNTDGVVQKPANEDVVEIKATKVCDQRTKCKNRCNEIMPGTSTGNNQSTVTLSVATQNLTFTSTSSPSNGDSINKDLKLCTKSPRKRLSSALQESQVPPLKKPIVEQLSAVTTEGQKPGSVKKDQKVPHSGKTESSAAGAQLPSQIPTNVNSHIMANQPLNSSALVSSDSASEPQTTPSSSPDIKVKLEGSVFLLDSDSKSDGSFNPNEWQQVTKDSEFISAGCEQQQDISVMTIPEHPDINDLEKSVWELEGMPQDTYSQQIHSQIQESSLNQIQAQSSDQLPLQSDLKEFEPSVSQTNESYFPFDDELTQDSIVEELVLMEQQMSMNNSHSYGNCLGITLQNQSVTPGAPMSSHASSTHFYHPIHSNGTPIHTPTPTPTPTPTPTPTPTPTSEMIAGSQSLSRESPCSRLAQTTPVDSALGSSRHTPIGTPHSNCSSSVPPSPVECRNPFAFTPISSSMAYHDASIVSSSPVKPMQRPMATHPDKTKLEWMNNGYSGVGNSSVSGHGILPSYQELVEDRFRKPHAFAVPGQSYQSQSRHHDTHFGRLTPVSPVQHQGATVNNTNKQEGFAVPAPLDNKGTNSSASSNFRCRSVSPAVHRQRNLSGSTLYPVSNIPRSNVTPFGSPVTPEVHVFTNVHTDACANNIAQRSQSVPLTVMMQTAFPNALQKQTNSKKITNVLLSKLDSDNDDAVRGLGMNNLPSNYTARMNLTQILETSTVFPSANPQNMIDSSTSIYEFQTPSYLTKSNSTDQISFSPGDNQAQSEIGEQQLDFNSTVKDLLSGDSLQTNQQLVGQVPSDLSNPASDFSSDIRLSSELSGSINDLNTLDPNLLFDPGRQQGQDDEATLEELKNDPLFQQICSESMSSMTSSGFEWIESKDHPTVEMLG
- the RFX7 gene encoding DNA-binding protein RFX7 isoform X2 — its product is MSSSRAQQMHAFSWIRNTLEEHPETSLPKQEVYDEYKSYCDNLGYHPLSAADFGKIMKNVFPNMKARRLGTRGKSKYCYSGLRKKAFVHMPTLPNLDFHKTGDGLEGAEPSGQLQNIDEEVISSACRLVCEWAQKVLSQPFDTVLELARFLVKSHYIGTKSMAALTVMAAAPPGIKGITQPSAFVPTAESNSFQPQVKTLPSPIDAKQQLQRKIQKKQQEQKLQSPLPGESSAKKSEGATTNGVTNLSNGNPAILSPQPIGIVVAAVPSPIPVQRTRQLVTSPSPMSSSDGKVLPLNVQVVTQHMQSVKQAPKTPQNVPASPGGDRSARHRYPQILPKPANTSALTIRSPTTVLFTSSPIKTAVVPTSHMSSLNVVKMTAISLTPSNSSAPLKHSASVNSATGTTEESRAIPQIKNGSVVSLQSPGSRTSSTGGPSAVEVKTEPETSSDEHPVQCQENSDGTNTPKTAPSALSGQKSNTDGVVQKPANEDVVEIKATKVCDQRTKCKNRCNEIMPGTSTGNNQSTVTLSVATQNLTFTSTSSPSNGDSINKDLKLCTKSPRKRLSSALQESQVPPLKKPIVEQLSAVTTEGQKPGSVKKDQKVPHSGKTESSAAGAQLPSQIPTNVNSHIMANQPLNSSALVSSDSASEPQTTPSSSPDIKVKLEGSVFLLDSDSKSDGSFNPNEWQQVTKDSEFISAGCEQQQDISVMTIPEHPDINDLEKSVWELEGMPQDTYSQQIHSQIQESSLNQIQAQSSDQLPLQSDLKEFEPSVSQTNESYFPFDDELTQDSIVEELVLMEQQMSMNNSHSYGNCLGITLQNQSVTPGAPMSSHASSTHFYHPIHSNGTPIHTPTPTPTPTPTPTPTPTPTSEMIAGSQSLSRESPCSRLAQTTPVDSALGSSRHTPIGTPHSNCSSSVPPSPVECRNPFAFTPISSSMAYHDASIVSSSPVKPMQRPMATHPDKTKLEWMNNGYSGVGNSSVSGHGILPSYQELVEDRFRKPHAFAVPGQSYQSQSRHHDTHFGRLTPVSPVQHQGATVNNTNKQEGFAVPAPLDNKGTNSSASSNFRCRSVSPAVHRQRNLSGSTLYPVSNIPRSNVTPFGSPVTPEVHVFTNVHTDACANNIAQRSQSVPLTVMMQTAFPNALQKQTNSKKITNVLLSKLDSDNDDAVRGLGMNNLPSNYTARMNLTQILETSTVFPSANPQNMIDSSTSIYEFQTPSYLTKSNSTDQISFSPGDNQAQSEIGEQQLDFNSTVKDLLSGDSLQTNQQLVGQVPSDLSNPASDFSSDIRLSSELSGSINDLNTLDPNLLFDPGRQQGQDDEATLEELKNDPLFQQICSESMSSMTSSGFEWIESKDHPTVEMLG